In Burkholderia gladioli, a genomic segment contains:
- a CDS encoding DUF502 domain-containing protein, whose protein sequence is MMKKTTLKTVFLTGLLVLVPLAITLWVLGSVIGIMDQTLLLLPESWQPERLLGFHLPGIGAVLTLAFIFIVGLATQNFIGQKLVTWWNAVVRHIPVVGPIYTSVKQVSDTLLSSSGNAFRKALLIEYPRRGSYTIAFLTGVPGGDVVNHLKEEYVSVYVPTTPNPTSGFFLMVPKSEVVELDMSVDAALKYIVSMGVVAPSVPVPAPARPPVEPPL, encoded by the coding sequence ATGATGAAGAAGACGACCCTCAAAACGGTATTCCTGACCGGCCTGCTGGTCCTCGTTCCGCTGGCGATCACGCTGTGGGTGCTCGGCTCGGTGATCGGCATCATGGACCAAACCTTGCTGCTGCTGCCCGAATCCTGGCAGCCCGAGCGGCTGCTGGGCTTCCACCTGCCCGGCATCGGCGCGGTCCTGACGCTGGCCTTCATCTTCATCGTCGGGCTGGCCACGCAGAATTTCATCGGCCAGAAGCTGGTCACGTGGTGGAATGCGGTGGTGCGGCACATCCCGGTGGTCGGGCCGATCTACACCAGCGTCAAGCAGGTCTCGGACACGCTGCTGTCGAGCAGCGGCAACGCCTTTCGCAAGGCGCTGCTGATCGAGTACCCGCGCCGCGGGTCTTATACGATCGCGTTTCTGACCGGCGTGCCGGGCGGCGACGTGGTCAACCACCTGAAGGAAGAGTACGTGAGCGTCTACGTGCCGACCACGCCGAATCCCACCTCGGGTTTCTTCCTGATGGTGCCGAAAAGCGAGGTGGTCGAGCTCGACATGTCGGTCGACGCCGCGCTGAAGTACATCGTTTCGATGGGCGTGGTCGCGCCTTCGGTGCCCGTGCCCGCACCGGCGCGGCCGCCCGTCGAGCCGCCGCTGTAA
- a CDS encoding AEC family transporter — translation MSATLPILLPIFALILAGFLCRRRGLLGPSAASELNRFVVWLALPALLFDVMAHATWAQLDQPRFIAAFSIACAAVFGAVLALRLARGRPLADASVDAIAAAYPNTGYIGFPLALLVFGPPGLMPTTIVTIIVACVLFGFAIVLIEIGLQSERAPHRLALKVLASLGRNPLIVSPIVGALVSAAHVAPPASVETFLKLLGGAASPCALVSLGLFLAEKRPAHGVLPDALLLTAIKLVVQPALTWWLSARVFGLPPVLVAMAVVLAALPTGTGPFMLAEFYRREPQVTSRTILFSTVASIATLSMLLILLPRA, via the coding sequence GTGTCCGCCACGCTGCCCATCCTGCTGCCGATCTTCGCGCTGATCCTGGCCGGTTTCCTCTGCCGCCGGCGCGGCTTGCTGGGCCCCAGCGCCGCCTCGGAGCTGAACCGCTTCGTGGTCTGGCTGGCGCTGCCGGCGCTGCTGTTCGACGTGATGGCGCATGCCACCTGGGCGCAGCTCGACCAGCCGCGCTTCATCGCCGCCTTCTCGATCGCCTGCGCCGCCGTGTTCGGCGCGGTGCTCGCACTGCGCCTGGCGCGCGGCCGGCCGCTCGCCGACGCCAGCGTCGACGCGATCGCGGCCGCCTACCCGAACACCGGCTACATCGGCTTTCCCCTGGCCCTGCTGGTGTTCGGCCCGCCCGGGCTGATGCCGACCACCATCGTCACCATCATCGTGGCCTGCGTGCTGTTCGGCTTCGCGATCGTGCTGATCGAGATCGGCCTGCAGAGCGAGCGCGCGCCGCACCGGCTGGCGCTGAAGGTGCTGGCCTCGCTGGGCCGCAATCCGCTGATCGTCTCGCCGATCGTCGGCGCGCTGGTATCCGCCGCGCATGTCGCGCCGCCGGCCAGCGTCGAGACCTTCCTCAAGCTGCTCGGCGGCGCGGCCAGCCCCTGCGCGCTGGTCAGCCTCGGCCTGTTCCTGGCCGAGAAGCGGCCCGCGCACGGCGTGCTGCCCGATGCGCTGCTGCTCACCGCGATCAAGCTGGTGGTGCAGCCGGCGCTGACCTGGTGGCTGTCGGCGCGCGTGTTCGGCCTGCCGCCGGTGCTGGTCGCGATGGCCGTGGTGCTGGCCGCGCTGCCGACCGGCACCGGGCCCTTTATGCTCGCCGAGTTCTATCGCCGCGAGCCGCAGGTGACATCGCGCACCATCCTGTTCTCGACGGTGGCCTCGATCGCCACGCTGTCCATGCTGCTGATCCTGCTGCCGCGCGCCTGA
- the nudB gene encoding dihydroneopterin triphosphate diphosphatase translates to MTKPPKIPESVLVVIHTAALDVLIIKRADLPGFWQSVTGAKDWLDEPLAATAVREVGEETGIVVGGEGVPPGALHDWRHQIEYSIYPQYRHRYAPGVTRNTEHWFSLEVPAGIAVTLSPREHTDYVWLPYREAAARCYSPSNSEAILQLPARLAARGT, encoded by the coding sequence ATGACGAAGCCACCGAAAATCCCCGAATCCGTCCTGGTCGTGATCCACACCGCCGCGCTCGACGTGCTGATCATCAAGCGCGCCGACCTGCCGGGTTTCTGGCAGTCCGTGACCGGCGCCAAGGACTGGCTCGACGAGCCGCTGGCCGCTACCGCCGTGCGCGAGGTGGGCGAGGAAACGGGCATCGTGGTGGGCGGCGAGGGCGTGCCGCCGGGCGCGCTCCACGACTGGCGCCACCAGATCGAATACAGCATCTACCCGCAATACCGGCATCGCTACGCGCCGGGCGTCACGCGCAACACCGAGCATTGGTTCAGCCTCGAGGTGCCGGCCGGCATCGCCGTGACACTCTCGCCGCGCGAGCATACCGATTACGTCTGGCTGCCCTATCGCGAGGCCGCCGCGCGCTGCTATTCGCCCTCCAACAGCGAGGCGATCCTGCAACTGCCGGCGCGCCTGGCGGCACGCGGGACATGA
- a CDS encoding ubiquinone biosynthesis accessory factor UbiJ — protein MTFAAKSVAAAVNHLLARESWARERLIPYAGKTARLEFPPLTLLLLVQPDGYFAAVEAHEAPQPDVSIALGGARQSPFDAVTAFVQGGQAAVMKHVKLEGDAEFATQLAKLAEHLRWEPEEDLARVLGDAPAHRIATLVRSAGDQALRTSRNLLDSLSEYFLDENPQVVRRAALGEFDAELARARDALARVEKRIERLEQRSGTPAGDSSRGGH, from the coding sequence ATGACCTTTGCCGCCAAGTCTGTCGCCGCTGCTGTCAACCACCTGCTCGCCCGCGAATCCTGGGCGCGCGAACGCCTGATTCCCTACGCCGGGAAAACCGCCCGGCTCGAATTCCCCCCGCTGACCCTGTTGCTGCTGGTGCAGCCCGATGGCTATTTCGCCGCCGTCGAGGCTCACGAGGCGCCGCAACCCGACGTCTCGATCGCCCTGGGCGGTGCGCGGCAATCGCCGTTCGACGCCGTCACGGCCTTCGTGCAGGGGGGGCAGGCCGCCGTCATGAAGCACGTCAAGCTGGAGGGCGATGCCGAATTCGCCACCCAGCTCGCCAAGCTCGCCGAACACCTGCGCTGGGAGCCCGAGGAGGATCTCGCGCGCGTGCTCGGCGACGCTCCCGCCCATCGGATCGCCACCCTGGTGCGTTCGGCGGGCGACCAGGCGCTTCGTACCAGCCGTAATCTGCTCGACTCGCTGAGCGAATATTTTCTCGATGAGAACCCGCAAGTCGTGCGCCGCGCCGCGCTCGGCGAGTTCGACGCCGAACTGGCCCGCGCACGCGATGCCCTGGCCCGCGTCGAGAAGCGTATCGAGCGCCTAGAACAACGATCCGGCACCCCGGCGGGCGACAGCTCGCGCGGTGGGCACTGA
- a CDS encoding LysR family transcriptional regulator produces the protein MLDIKPLRYFVALAETGHFGRAATRLNLSQPPLSRQIAALEASLGVTLVERGPRGVTLTPAGERFRDDAKAILAAVERAAHHARAAASGAAGKLTVGFTMCAAYSVVPRYAREFGAAWPEVALHLRETVSNDLAEQVLNGHIDAAILFPGPPHEGLEQRIVVTEPLCVALSREHPRARARRLRIAELAGEPFVMAVESVAPTLRAAIVGHCRQGGFEPNIRLEVQLQQTVLGLVDEGVGVALVPESMRRAQWADVVFRPLVDAPTIEQALVWSPANRNPCLARFLAIA, from the coding sequence GTGCTCGATATCAAGCCGCTCCGCTATTTCGTCGCGCTGGCCGAAACGGGTCATTTCGGCCGCGCCGCGACGCGCCTGAATCTGTCGCAGCCGCCGCTGTCGCGCCAGATCGCGGCGCTGGAGGCCTCGCTGGGCGTGACCCTGGTCGAGCGCGGCCCGCGCGGCGTGACGCTGACGCCGGCCGGCGAGCGCTTTCGCGACGACGCGAAGGCGATCCTGGCCGCCGTCGAGCGCGCCGCCCACCACGCGCGCGCGGCCGCCTCGGGTGCAGCCGGCAAGCTGACGGTGGGCTTCACGATGTGCGCCGCCTACAGCGTGGTGCCGCGTTACGCGCGCGAATTCGGCGCCGCCTGGCCGGAGGTCGCGCTGCACCTGCGCGAGACGGTCTCGAACGATCTCGCCGAGCAGGTGCTGAACGGCCATATCGACGCGGCGATCCTGTTCCCCGGGCCGCCGCACGAGGGGCTGGAGCAGCGCATCGTGGTCACCGAGCCGCTGTGCGTGGCGCTCTCCCGCGAGCATCCGCGCGCACGGGCCCGCCGACTGCGGATCGCCGAACTGGCCGGCGAGCCCTTCGTGATGGCGGTCGAATCGGTCGCGCCGACCTTGCGCGCGGCCATCGTCGGCCACTGCCGCCAGGGCGGCTTCGAGCCGAACATCCGGCTCGAGGTACAACTGCAGCAGACCGTGCTCGGGCTGGTCGACGAAGGTGTCGGCGTCGCGCTGGTGCCCGAATCGATGCGCCGCGCGCAATGGGCCGACGTGGTGTTCCGCCCGCTGGTCGACGCGCCGACCATCGAGCAGGCGCTGGTCTGGTCGCCGGCGAATCGCAACCCCTGCCTGGCGCGCTTCCTGGCGATCGCCTGA
- a CDS encoding thiopurine S-methyltransferase, translated as MSDTSKQAGASAPASAEVPAAAIAPGAAAGFASRDPGSAAFWDERFERGFVPWDLARVPDAFAAFAAARSPCPVLIPGCGSAYEALWLARAGWPVKAIDFSASAVAAARRQLGEHAGLVEEADFFAYTPPFRPQWIYERAFLCALPPARWDDYAARMAALLPEGGLLAGCFFIGATSKGPPFGIDRDALDALLGRYFTLEEACPVTDSLPVFDGREQWLSWRRRSGS; from the coding sequence ATGAGCGATACCAGCAAGCAGGCCGGCGCTTCGGCGCCGGCCTCGGCCGAGGTGCCGGCCGCAGCGATCGCCCCCGGCGCGGCAGCCGGCTTCGCGAGCCGCGATCCGGGCAGCGCCGCGTTCTGGGACGAACGTTTCGAACGCGGCTTCGTGCCCTGGGACCTGGCACGCGTGCCCGATGCGTTCGCCGCCTTCGCGGCCGCGCGTTCGCCGTGCCCGGTGCTGATCCCCGGCTGCGGCAGCGCGTACGAGGCGCTCTGGCTGGCGCGCGCCGGCTGGCCGGTGAAGGCGATCGATTTCTCGGCGAGCGCGGTGGCCGCCGCGCGCCGGCAACTGGGCGAGCATGCCGGGCTGGTGGAGGAGGCCGATTTCTTCGCCTACACGCCGCCGTTCCGGCCGCAATGGATCTACGAGCGCGCCTTCCTCTGCGCGCTGCCGCCCGCGCGCTGGGACGACTACGCGGCGCGCATGGCGGCGCTGCTGCCCGAGGGCGGTTTGCTGGCGGGTTGCTTCTTCATCGGCGCGACGTCCAAGGGACCGCCGTTCGGGATCGACCGCGATGCGCTCGATGCCTTGCTCGGCCGGTATTTCACGCTGGAGGAAGCGTGTCCGGTCACGGATTCGCTGCCGGTGTTCGACGGGCGCGAGCAATGGCTGAGCTGGCGCCGCCGCTCGGGGAGCTGA
- a CDS encoding TetR/AcrR family transcriptional regulator, protein MRKGEQTRAAILEAALDLASRDGLEGLTIGLLAERMQMSKSGVFAHFGSREDLQVEVVREYHRRFESEVFFPSLREPRGLPRLRAMLARWIEKRIQEVTTGCIYISGAVEYDDRPDSPVREQLIASVTAWRAALLRAISQAKDEGHLRPDTDPDVMLFELYSFTLGLHHDARFLHLPDGVRLTWAALEKTIVSYQSESR, encoded by the coding sequence ATGCGAAAAGGCGAACAGACGCGTGCCGCGATACTCGAAGCAGCTTTGGACCTTGCCAGCCGGGACGGGCTGGAAGGTCTGACGATCGGCCTCTTGGCCGAGCGCATGCAGATGAGCAAGAGCGGCGTGTTCGCGCATTTCGGTTCGCGCGAGGACTTGCAGGTGGAGGTGGTTCGCGAGTATCACCGGCGCTTCGAGAGCGAGGTGTTCTTTCCGAGCCTGCGCGAGCCGCGCGGCCTGCCGCGCCTGCGTGCGATGCTGGCTCGCTGGATCGAGAAGCGCATCCAGGAAGTGACCACCGGATGCATCTACATCAGCGGCGCCGTCGAGTACGACGACCGGCCGGACAGCCCGGTGCGCGAGCAGTTGATCGCGAGCGTGACGGCCTGGCGCGCGGCGCTGCTGCGCGCGATTTCGCAGGCGAAGGACGAAGGCCATCTGCGCCCGGATACCGATCCGGACGTGATGCTCTTTGAGTTGTACAGCTTCACGCTCGGTCTGCACCATGACGCCCGTTTCCTGCATCTGCCGGATGGCGTGCGTCTGACGTGGGCCGCGCTGGAAAAGACGATCGTTTCGTATCAGAGCGAGAGCCGGTAG
- a CDS encoding FmdB family zinc ribbon protein → MPIYAYRCDACGFAKDVLQKMSDAPLSVCPECGKNAFRKQVTAAGFQLKGSGWYVTDFRGGSGGTSAAATGTPAEAGGSTSGGDAAAGAEAAKPAAAPAAAPAAAAPAAPAAASDT, encoded by the coding sequence ATGCCGATTTACGCCTATCGTTGCGATGCATGCGGTTTCGCCAAGGACGTGCTCCAGAAGATGAGCGACGCGCCGCTGTCCGTTTGCCCGGAGTGCGGCAAGAATGCCTTTCGCAAGCAGGTCACCGCAGCCGGGTTCCAGTTGAAGGGCTCGGGCTGGTACGTGACCGACTTCCGGGGCGGTTCGGGCGGCACCAGCGCCGCTGCCACCGGCACGCCGGCCGAGGCCGGCGGCAGTACCTCCGGCGGGGACGCCGCGGCGGGCGCGGAGGCGGCCAAGCCCGCCGCCGCGCCGGCAGCGGCACCCGCGGCAGCGGCTCCGGCGGCGCCGGCCGCCGCCAGCGATACCTGA
- the ubiB gene encoding ubiquinone biosynthesis regulatory protein kinase UbiB — protein MRIFRFIKIVYTVIRFGLDEVMLSRIDDRRVKLLLRITTIGRRFSDPPAVRLRRALESLGPIFVKFGQMLSTRRDVLPPDFAIELTKLQDQVPPFDSALAMSLVEKSLGAPISALFDEFDPVPVASASIAQVHFAKLKEGAHAGKEVAVKVLRPNMLPVIDSDMALLRDIATWAERLWPDSRRLKPREVVAEFDKYLHDELDLMREAANGSQLRRNFAGLDLLLVPEMFWDYSSSSVLVMERMKGVPISQVDTLRAAGVDIPKLAREGVEIFFTQVFRDGFFHADMHPGNVFVSLDPNHFGRYIALDFGIVGALSDFDKNYLAQNFLAFFKRDYHRVATLHLESGWVPPHTRVEELESAIRAVCEPYFDRALKDISLGQVLMRLFSTSRRFNVEIQPQLVLLQKTMLNVEGLGRSLDPELDLWKTAKPYLERWMTEQIGLRGWYERFKVEAPQWSKTLPQLPRLIHQAFAERHDSPRGLSDELMQQILTEQKRTNRLLQALLVFGLAVGVGAIVARVLLVLAAGA, from the coding sequence ATGCGCATTTTCCGTTTCATCAAAATCGTCTACACCGTGATCCGCTTCGGCCTCGACGAGGTCATGCTGTCGCGCATCGACGATCGCCGCGTCAAGCTGCTGCTGCGCATCACCACCATCGGCCGCCGCTTTTCCGATCCGCCGGCGGTGCGCCTGCGCCGCGCGCTCGAAAGCCTGGGGCCGATCTTCGTGAAGTTCGGCCAGATGCTGTCGACGCGTCGCGACGTGCTGCCGCCCGATTTCGCGATCGAGCTGACCAAGCTGCAGGACCAGGTGCCGCCCTTCGATTCGGCGCTGGCCATGTCGCTGGTCGAGAAATCGCTGGGCGCGCCGATCAGCGCGCTGTTCGACGAGTTCGACCCGGTGCCGGTGGCCAGCGCCTCGATCGCCCAGGTGCATTTCGCCAAGCTCAAGGAGGGCGCGCACGCCGGCAAGGAAGTGGCCGTCAAGGTGCTGCGCCCGAACATGCTGCCGGTGATCGACTCGGACATGGCGCTGCTGCGCGACATCGCCACCTGGGCCGAGCGGCTCTGGCCCGACAGCCGGCGCCTCAAGCCGCGCGAGGTGGTGGCCGAGTTCGACAAGTACCTGCACGACGAGCTCGACCTGATGCGCGAGGCCGCCAACGGCAGCCAGCTGCGCCGCAACTTCGCCGGGCTGGATCTGCTGCTGGTGCCGGAGATGTTCTGGGACTACAGTTCCTCCTCGGTGCTGGTGATGGAGCGCATGAAGGGCGTGCCGATCAGCCAGGTCGACACCTTGCGCGCGGCGGGCGTCGATATCCCCAAGCTGGCGCGCGAAGGCGTGGAGATCTTCTTCACCCAGGTGTTCCGCGACGGCTTCTTCCATGCCGACATGCACCCGGGCAACGTGTTCGTGAGCCTCGACCCGAACCATTTCGGCCGCTACATCGCGCTCGACTTCGGCATCGTCGGCGCGCTTTCCGACTTCGACAAGAATTACCTGGCGCAGAATTTCCTGGCCTTCTTCAAGCGCGACTACCATCGCGTCGCCACCCTGCACCTCGAGTCGGGCTGGGTGCCGCCGCATACGCGCGTCGAGGAGCTGGAGAGCGCGATCCGCGCGGTCTGCGAGCCGTATTTCGACCGCGCGCTGAAGGACATCTCGCTGGGCCAGGTACTGATGCGCCTGTTCTCCACATCGCGCCGCTTCAACGTCGAGATCCAGCCGCAACTGGTGCTGCTGCAGAAGACCATGCTCAACGTCGAGGGCCTGGGCCGTTCGCTGGACCCGGAGCTCGATCTCTGGAAGACCGCCAAGCCCTATCTCGAGCGCTGGATGACCGAGCAGATCGGCCTGCGCGGCTGGTACGAGCGCTTCAAGGTCGAGGCGCCGCAATGGAGCAAGACGCTGCCGCAACTGCCGCGCCTGATCCACCAGGCGTTCGCGGAGCGGCACGATTCGCCGCGCGGGCTCAGCGACGAGTTGATGCAGCAGATCCTGACCGAGCAGAAGCGCACCAACCGGCTGCTGCAGGCCCTGCTGGTGTTCGGGCTGGCGGTCGGCGTCGGCGCGATCGTGGCGCGCGTGCTGCTGGTGCTGGCGGCCGGCGCCTGA
- the clsB gene encoding cardiolipin synthase ClsB — protein MSAGGRLRLTQLRDLFLQERGSSSRLAFSSGNTVTLCDGGAEFFPALVRRIDSASQSVLLETYIFCDDPAGRLVSDALLRAAARGVHVRVITDGIGTARLPLFETWGEAGIEHRIYNRYLFGRFGFSRTHRKLACVDDSHAFCGGINIVDDYDQNGETLPYPRWDFAVELAGPAVADIRAALEVQWYRVRTGHKRYAQYAPPVATSEAFAARFRRWMRSHRWIKAGALRNISEPSVAFVARDNVLNRRAIEKAYLAAIGRARQAVVLANPYFMPGRKLRRALTNAARRGIEVRVLIGRKEFVALDTAVPFLYHALLRAGVRVAEYDRTILHGKVAVVDDNWATVGSSNLDALSLMLNNEANVVLVKHDAEIQALREAIDAAFADGREIDPARFAARPPMERLLNWLAYTVYRGAMKLLTVGGYD, from the coding sequence ATGAGCGCGGGCGGCCGGCTGCGCCTGACCCAGCTGCGGGACCTGTTCCTGCAGGAACGCGGGTCCTCGTCGCGGCTGGCGTTTTCCTCGGGCAATACCGTCACGCTCTGCGACGGCGGTGCCGAATTCTTCCCGGCCCTGGTGCGCCGCATCGACAGCGCCTCGCAATCGGTGCTGCTGGAAACCTACATCTTCTGCGACGACCCTGCCGGCCGCCTGGTCTCGGATGCGCTGCTGCGCGCCGCCGCCCGCGGCGTGCACGTGCGCGTGATCACCGACGGCATCGGCACGGCGCGCCTGCCGCTGTTCGAGACCTGGGGCGAGGCCGGCATCGAGCACCGCATCTACAACCGCTACCTGTTCGGCCGCTTCGGCTTCTCGCGCACGCATCGCAAGCTGGCCTGCGTCGACGATTCCCACGCGTTCTGCGGCGGCATCAACATCGTGGACGACTACGACCAGAACGGCGAGACGCTGCCGTATCCGCGCTGGGACTTCGCCGTCGAGCTGGCCGGCCCGGCGGTGGCCGACATCCGCGCCGCCTTAGAGGTGCAGTGGTACCGCGTGCGTACCGGCCACAAGCGCTATGCGCAATACGCGCCGCCGGTGGCGACCAGCGAGGCCTTCGCGGCGCGCTTCCGGCGCTGGATGCGCAGCCATCGCTGGATCAAGGCCGGCGCGCTGCGCAACATCAGCGAGCCGAGCGTGGCCTTCGTGGCGCGCGACAATGTGCTGAACCGCCGCGCGATCGAGAAGGCCTACCTTGCCGCGATCGGTCGCGCGCGCCAGGCGGTGGTGCTGGCCAATCCGTATTTCATGCCGGGTCGCAAGCTGCGCCGGGCGCTGACCAATGCGGCAAGACGCGGCATCGAGGTGAGGGTACTGATCGGTCGAAAGGAATTCGTGGCACTCGATACCGCCGTGCCATTCCTTTATCATGCCCTGCTGAGGGCGGGGGTCCGCGTCGCCGAGTACGATCGCACCATCTTGCACGGCAAGGTGGCGGTGGTCGACGACAACTGGGCGACGGTCGGCTCGTCCAACCTCGACGCGCTGAGCCTGATGCTCAACAACGAGGCGAACGTGGTGCTGGTCAAGCACGACGCCGAGATCCAGGCGCTGCGCGAGGCGATCGACGCGGCCTTCGCCGATGGCCGGGAGATCGATCCGGCCCGTTTCGCGGCCCGCCCGCCGATGGAGCGCCTGCTGAATTGGCTGGCCTACACGGTCTACCGCGGCGCGATGAAGCTGCTGACGGTGGGCGGCTACGACTGA
- the aspS gene encoding aspartate--tRNA ligase, whose protein sequence is MSMRTEYCGLVTEHLLGQTVSLCGWVHRRRDHGGVIFIDLRDREGLVQVVCDPDRAEMFATAEGVRNEFCIQVKGLVRGRPDGTINAGLKSGKIEVLCHELTVLNPSVTPPFQLDDDNLSETTRLTHRVLDLRRPHMQNNLRLRYRVAIEVRKYLDEQGFIDIETPMLTKSTPEGARDYLVPSRVNAGQFFALPQSPQLFKQLLMVANFDRYYQITKCFRDEDLRADRQPEFTQIDCETSFLGEQEIRDLFEEMIRHVFKKTIGVELDASFPVMPYSEAMARFGSDKPDLRVKLEFTELTDAMKDVEFKVFSTPANSKDGRVAALRVPKGSELTRGDIDGYTEFVRIYGAKGLAWIKVNEKAKGRDGLQSPIVKNLHDASIAAMLERTGAQDGDIIFFAADRAKVVNDSLGALRLKIGHSEFGKANGLVESGWKPLWVIDFPMFEYDEDEVRYVAAHHPFTSPKDEHLEYLETDPGRCLAKAYDMVLNGWEIGGGSVRIFQEDVQSKVFRALKIGPEEAQAKFGFLLDALQYGAPPHGGIAFGLDRIVTMMAGADSIRDVIAFPKTQRAQDLLTQAPSPVDERQLKELHIRLRQPEAPKA, encoded by the coding sequence ATGTCGATGCGAACTGAATACTGCGGTCTCGTGACCGAACACCTGCTGGGCCAAACCGTGTCGCTGTGCGGCTGGGTGCATCGCCGCCGCGATCACGGCGGTGTGATCTTCATCGACCTGCGCGATCGTGAAGGCCTCGTGCAGGTGGTGTGCGATCCGGATCGCGCCGAGATGTTCGCGACCGCCGAAGGCGTGCGCAACGAGTTCTGCATCCAGGTCAAGGGCCTGGTGCGCGGTCGTCCGGACGGCACGATCAACGCGGGCCTCAAGAGCGGCAAGATCGAGGTGCTGTGCCACGAGCTGACGGTGCTGAACCCGTCGGTCACGCCGCCGTTCCAGCTCGACGACGACAATCTCTCCGAAACCACGCGCCTCACGCATCGCGTGCTCGACCTGCGCCGCCCGCACATGCAGAACAACCTGCGCCTGCGTTACCGCGTGGCGATCGAGGTGCGCAAGTACCTCGACGAGCAGGGCTTCATCGACATCGAGACGCCGATGCTCACCAAGAGCACGCCGGAAGGCGCGCGCGACTACCTGGTGCCCTCGCGCGTCAACGCGGGCCAGTTCTTCGCGCTGCCGCAGTCGCCGCAGCTGTTCAAGCAGTTGCTGATGGTGGCGAACTTCGATCGCTACTACCAGATCACCAAGTGCTTCCGCGACGAGGACCTGCGCGCCGATCGCCAGCCCGAATTCACCCAGATCGACTGCGAGACCTCCTTCCTCGGCGAACAGGAGATTCGCGACCTGTTCGAGGAAATGATCCGCCACGTCTTCAAGAAGACGATCGGCGTCGAGCTCGACGCGAGCTTCCCGGTGATGCCGTATTCGGAAGCGATGGCGCGTTTCGGTTCGGACAAGCCGGACCTGCGCGTCAAGCTCGAATTCACCGAGCTGACCGATGCCATGAAGGACGTCGAGTTCAAGGTGTTCAGCACGCCGGCCAACTCGAAGGACGGCCGTGTCGCGGCGCTGCGCGTGCCCAAGGGCAGCGAGCTCACGCGCGGCGATATCGACGGCTACACCGAATTCGTGCGCATCTACGGCGCCAAGGGCTTGGCCTGGATCAAGGTCAACGAGAAGGCGAAGGGCCGCGACGGCCTGCAGAGCCCGATCGTCAAGAACCTGCACGACGCCTCGATCGCGGCGATGCTGGAGCGCACCGGCGCCCAGGACGGCGACATCATCTTCTTCGCGGCGGATCGCGCGAAGGTGGTCAACGACAGCCTCGGCGCGCTGCGCCTGAAGATCGGCCACTCGGAATTCGGCAAGGCCAACGGCCTGGTCGAGTCGGGCTGGAAGCCGCTGTGGGTGATCGACTTCCCGATGTTCGAGTACGACGAGGACGAGGTTCGCTACGTGGCCGCGCACCACCCGTTCACGAGCCCGAAGGACGAGCACCTCGAGTACCTCGAGACCGACCCGGGCCGTTGCCTGGCCAAGGCCTACGACATGGTGCTGAACGGCTGGGAAATCGGCGGCGGTTCGGTGCGGATCTTCCAGGAAGACGTGCAGAGCAAGGTGTTCCGCGCGCTGAAGATCGGGCCGGAGGAGGCGCAGGCGAAGTTCGGCTTCCTGCTCGACGCGCTGCAATACGGCGCGCCCCCGCACGGCGGCATCGCCTTCGGCCTGGACCGCATCGTCACGATGATGGCCGGCGCCGATTCGATCCGCGACGTGATCGCGTTCCCGAAGACCCAGCGCGCGCAGGATCTGCTCACGCAGGCGCCGAGCCCGGTCGACGAGCGCCAGCTCAAGGAACTGCATATCCGCCTGCGCCAGCCGGAAGCGCCGAAGGCCTGA